The DNA sequence ATTCACTGAAATAATCACACTGTTGTCGTTCAACAGGTAAGGCCTGCATCTCGTTCAATAAAAAGGACTACAGAGGAGCGCTGGCATATTACAAAAAGGCTCTGCGCACGAACCCTGGCTGCCCAGGTAAACACGTCACTTGTGTCTTCCTTAAAACAACCCTGTTTTTCtgactactgctactactagaGGCTAGTTCAattcattagggcccgagcacgaccgtgtgaggtccctattgaatttgctaagattatatatatatatatatatatatatatatattttttttttctgcaaagtaggctccatTGACAGGGCCTAAAAAATtttcaacaggaagtcggccattttgaattttacggccatttttggatgatttacacactccgtactttaacgaactcctcctagggatttagtcggatcgacgtcaaatttctgctgtgccttctaaaggcattgacaatgaaaagttgtgctatttgcgagttttcgtcaatgggcgtgtctgtggcgtgaaagatcaactcttcgccatgacacaggaagttgtcgtaacttcagtgtatcTTGAATCTGtgcatcttcaatgcctttagaaggcacagcagaaatttgaggtcggtcggactaaatccctaggaggagttcgttaaagtacgaagtgtgtaaatcatccaaaatttgacgtaaaattcaaaatggccgacttcctgttgggtttaggctatggctccaagagacttttttgtacgtctggacaagatacacgtaccacagaaaattcgtgcacgtaggtgaaacgtgtggcgggggctgctttgttaaaggtcacttcctgttgccagcaggtggcgctatgactgtgggtgaatgtcggcatgtacatgtgttcagggcgggactctcatcctacatgtacactttggtccagatgtgagcatgtacactgaagttacaacaacttcctgtttcatagcgaatcatcgacgccacggacacgcccattgacgaaaactcgcaaatagcacaacttttcattgtcaatgcctttagaaggcacagcagaaatttgactttgatccgactaaatccctaggaggagttcgttaaagtacggagtgtgtaaatcatccaaaaatggccgtaaaattcaaaatggccgacttcctgttgactttatgGGTTCTtcaggcttttttgtgcgtcttgatatgatacatgtcccaagaaaatttcgtacatgtaggttgaacgtgaacgaggggataatcttttccaattttctaggtggcgctagcgagtcattttgccacgcccatgtgcgtaacccataaaatacgaaatttttcaccagttctgacatgtttgcaaattttggtgagttttcgagtatgtttaggccatgtcaatggagcctactttgcagggaaaaaaaataataataatcttagcaaattcatacacaaacacacggtcgtgctcgggccctaaatataatcttagcaaattcaatagggacctcgcacggtcgtgctcgggccctaataatcatctttatttatagagcacttttcaaaaaccagttacaaagtgctttcacaagtgtgaaaacaataaaacacataaaaacaattacatgctaaaaacaagaaaacacttataaGACTagaatacacatttaaaataaatataaaatatgtttaaaaaaaaaaaaaaataaatcaaataaaaatagaatcaaataaaatcaggaaaggctctcctataaaagtatgttttaagaagggacttaaaagagttcacttactcagccaacctgatttcctcgggcaggctgtgcCTAGTTTTTCTgtatcatttttagacaggatgttcccgATTTTTCCAATAtcacgtaggtgaaaaaaggcggtccttgaaatttgcttaatgtgagacttaaacaacatgtcctgatcaaagataactccaagattcctcacagtggtgctggaggccagggcgatgccatccagggaaactatatctttagataatgcgtcacggaggtgcttgggccccagaacaataacttcagttttatctgagtttaacattagaaaattacaggtcatccaggtttaaACATCCTgtaggcacatttgaagtttagctaactgatgagtttcatctagCTTGATCGATggatataattgagtatcatctgcataacaatgaaagtttatgcaAAATGTCAATATGCCAGttgttttattatcaacaaataaaataaaatatttaatgaggcatgatattttacatttgaacaaTAACCTTTATGATGAAATAGGGCAGGGTGTAAATGGAAATTAATAGTACATTTTGAACAGgaaattgttttaaatgattataaataactaaaaacacaatcaagtaacttgaataaaataaataaagggaaaTCTTATTGCCAGAACTAACAGTTATTTTCCAATTGATTTAATGGTTGTCTTTTCAAATAACCATCGTtcgtttggtctataaaatgtcccGCACGTCCTCCCATTCTTTCAAGGTCACTTCTTGAAATAACCAAAGACATCAATTATACAATGTAATAAAATggataaaagcagcaaatccttgCTTTTGAGAGGCCGTACCCAGATAATGTCTGGcattttttgcttgataaatggcATACAtgataaatagattttttttcccaccaTCATTGCTGATAAATTTTCTGTTGAAGGAGAAGCGGATTAATTGTTTCTGTTAtcagcaaatatatatatttcagctGGCAAAACATTTATGTCCTGTAATTCCTTTTTGCACATCTGCCAACATTGATGCTGACACCCAAAAATCTATGATAAGTAGATTTTTATCCGCCGGGCTCTGTCTCCTGCTACTATTATTATTGCATTTGTCATACAAATTGATTGTTGTTGCAGATTATTCCTCAtctatctgtctctttctcGTCTTGTGTCTCTGTCTAGCTGAGGTAAGGCTGGGGATGGGCCACTGTTTTGTCAAGCTCAACAAACTGGAGAAGGCTCGTTTGGCTTTTGGCCGAGCCCTGGAGCTGAATTCAAAGTGTGTCGGAGCTCTTGTTGGTTTGGCGGTTTTAGAGCTCAACAATAAGGAGGCTGATTCTATCAAGAATGGAGTGCAGCTTCTGTCGCGGGCCTACACCATCGACCCCAGCAACCCCATGGTGCTCAACCACCTTGCTAACCACTTCTTCTTCAAAAAGGTAGCCTTGTTGCCATTGATATACTGACAAAATTCTAAACTGGAGTGCCATTTAACTGTTAATCTcacctgtgtgtttttgtttaccaTCAGGATTACAGTAAAGTGCAGCATCTGGCCCTCCACGCTTTCCATAACACAGAGGTCGAGGCCATGCAGGCGGAGAGCTGCTACCAGTTAGCCCGCTCATTTCACGTTCAAGTAAGATCCTGACTGATTCCGAGGCAGCGAACTGTTTGTTCACCGTGTTACCACTGATGTTTctattctctttttctcttcaggAAGACTATGACCAAGCGTTTCAGTATTACTACCAGGCCACTCAGTTTGCCTCGTCTACCTTTGTGTTGCCCTTCTTTGGCCTGGGTCAGATGTATGTCTATCGAAGGGACAAGGAGAACGCGGCACAGTGCTTCGAAAAGGTTTTAAAGGCCTATCCCAACAACTACGAAACTATGAAAATTCTGGGGTCTCTTTATGCAACATCTGATGATCAGGAAAAGCGAGACATAGCCAAAGTAAGCATCCTCCCATCATTCCATCACAGTTGTTATCAAAAAGCTTATTAAAACTTTTGCTGATTTGACTACACTTGTATCTCAAAAATTGTGTCTGGAATTAGCTTGAGGCATATGCtctatggtcatttttggagaCGTGTCCCTGTCTTTGTACCTTAGGGCCACTTGAAGAAAGTAACAGAGCAGTATCCAGATGATGTGGAGGCGTGGATTGAGCTGGCTCAAATCCTGGAGCAGACTGACATTCAAGGAGCACTATCAGCATATGGCACAGCAACACGCATCCTGCAGGAGAAGGTACAAGCCGATGTTCCCCCTGAGATCCTCAACAACTTGGGGGCTCTTCACTTCAGACTGGGCAACCTCGGAGAAGCCAAGGTAACTCTCGATATACAGTAGAGCTTGTATTAACATGGCATCCAAACAACAGTGGTGTTTCAAGGACGGGTCACGTCTTTTCTCTTACAGAAATACTTTCTTGCGTCCCTCGACCGGGCCAAAGCTGAGGGAGAGCATGACGAGCATTACTACAATGCCATTTCTGTCACCACCTCCTACAATTTGGCCCGCCTGTACGAGGCAATGTGCGAATTCCACGAAGCCGAGAAACTCTACAAAAACATCCTGAGAGAGCATCCTAACTACGTGGACTGTACGCATGCAACATTATAcaataatgttaatattaaCAGTGAGAGCAGGAGAGAAAAATGGTTGTGCTTTGTGACGAATTGCTTTCATTTGTGGTCTACAGGTTATTTGCGTCTTGGAGCGATGGCTCGTGACAAAGGAAATTTCTACGAAGCTTCTGACTGGTTCAAAGAGGCCCTGCAGATTAACCAGGTAGTGTTGCAGCGTGAATATCATCACACCAGAATTCAAACAAAATCTGATGTCAAACTCTCTTCAATGATATTTGTTCTGTTTGGCGCAGGATCACCCAGACGCCTGGTCCCTGATCGGGAACCTTCACTTGGCCAAGCAGGAATGGGGTCCCGGTCAAAAGAAGTTTGAGCGTATTCTCAAGCAGCCGTCCACACAGAACGACACCTACTCCATGCTGGCTCTGGGCAATGTGTGGCTGCAGACTCTGCACCAGCCCACCAGAGACCGGGAAAAGGTGCAGACAGATGTTTTCTTACATACattgaaaaaaacaattgtAAATGTGGAACATTTTGAGAGCACTTTGGTGAATGTAATTGCTGAATAATTGCAGGAAATCCCCCAGTCGATTAGTTAGCAGGGGTGATACACTTTTTACACTAATTTCAACTAGATGCAGACTTTgttgtgtaaaatgtttgtCCAACTGGTGATTATTAGATTAACTTCAGCCAGGGGTCGGTTTCATAAAAATAGACTTGGACAATGGCTTAGATCAAACTAATAGTCAGACTTCAGATAGACGTCTAAACACATCTGTTGCACGAAGCTGTGTAGTTCTTGACAATCTTAAGTAGGAATAATTAGGGGCGCATTTGGTAGAGTGTGCGCTCCATGTACATGCTGCAAGTTGTCCCTTTAACCAGTCCCTCATTTCCTTCTCACAAATAAAGGCTAAAAAGCtcaaaaatatcttttaaaaaagtagGAGTAATTAGCCATAATTCTAAGACTTTTTTTCAAACTACGAAAAACAGGTCTGACCAAGAAACTGCATCATACTTCTCGCTCTTTTCACTCCAGCTGAAAATGTTTGTCTTCTGGAAAAATTTTGCAGTTACAAGAACATTTCAGCTAAGGGTGTAACAAAAAATTctcaataaaatgtcaacacagtgGCAGGGCTCAGTACCTCTGCTAACTCACCAAATTTTGATGTTACCAAATTAATGTTAATAGATGACGTTTCAGTCACCTCACTTAATAAATACATGACCTTTGCTGATGTAATGCATTTTCGTATACAATGTAATGATTTTGATAATGATTGCGTTTTTGTCTTCACAGGAAAAGAGACACCAGGACCGAGCCCTGGCTATATACAAACAAGTCCTGCGAAATGACTCCAAGAACCTCTATGCTGCCAATGGCATTGGTCCGTTGAGCTttattctgtttcttttcattctttttttattttaattaattctaCTTTGTATGTATTAAAggggtcatattatgctcattttcaggttcataatcttatttaggggttgtaccagaacaggtttacatggtttcattttcaaaaacaccatattttttgtcatactgtacGTTGCTGCAACTCCTCTTTTAAcactgtgtgttgaacgctcggttttagctatggagtgatgcatctttgttaggagttgcacatgcgcagtacctagttaaggactactagccaatcagaagcagagtaggtcGGGTCCTGAAAAGTGCTAAACACggcttcatttcagctgtaTATGCTGAGCGTAGCAACATAGACTGcaagcaagagtttcagagtggtgagttattaatctgtaacacatGTATCTTTCATTCATAACtttataactgagctctgtctctacatcacaataacaactttatgtccattgactggcTGGAGGGTAggtagtgtttggaagggagaggagaggcagcaggcggacgtcgtgtcactgtgtgctgcagctcagtgtttttccaccggtgtttttgagggtgtgtcggacTAGCTGCTAGGCGAGCGTTATGACGCTCTGACGTCACAGCAAAGCGGAAGAAAAGACTGCACTACAagtgagctgttttcaggcagttcagagcagagttttctgtgggagatgggaactccctttggggtggactttgggctttttcactttgcaaaaaaaggtatataactcaataaaggagagggaaaaagcataatatgacctttttaaacataaaactGTGTCCAGGTGCCGTCCTGGCCCATAAGGGCTACTTCAGAGAGGCTCGTGATGTGTTTGCACAGGTGAGGGAGGCCACAGCAGACATCAGTGACGTCTGGCTAAATCTGGCTCACATCTACGTCGAACAGAAACAGTACATCAGTGCTGTACAGATGGTGAGAGCCTCACTTGTGATCACCTGTAAATATAATTGACTTTTTTCTGTACAGTACAGTTGATGATTTTATTCTGCTCCACAGTATGAGAACTGCCTGAAGAAATTTTACAAATATCAGAACACTGAGGTGCTGCTGTACCTTGCAAGGGCACTCTTCAAATGTGGGAAACTCCAAGAGTGCAAGCAGATGCTGCTGAAGGTAACATGAAGCAACAATTTAAGGGGTTTATTTTATGCTATGAGGGGGATATAGCTTTATACTTCGGTCTTTTTTGATTCCAACAAGGCCCGTCACGTGGCGCCCAGTGACACGGTGCTGATGTTCAATGTGGCTCTGGTGCTTCAGAGACTGGCCACTCTTGTGCTGAAAGATGAGAAGAGCAACTTAAAGGCTGTGCTCAGCGCTGTCAAAGAGTTGGAACTGGCTCACAGGTAGTGGATTTGATTTATGCcgcctgctctctgtctgatCCTCTGGCTGTGCCTAATCCTGCAATTtcatctccctctcctcctcctgacaCAGGTATTTCAGCTACCTCAGCAAGGCTGGAGACAAGATGAGGTTTGACCTTGCTCTTGCCGCTTCTGAGGCCAGGTCAGTCTAGTTTAGTTTTATACATGCcttttttgcacatttaaaataattttatgcaaactttaattgtttttttgttgttttcttaaaGAAACTGATACAAATTAGACCAAATTGGGCTTTAACTTTATGTGGtgttgcagtgtttcccacagattgacAGCGTAACTGGGGGGGGGTTATACAGCATGGTAACTTCgaaagttaacatagctatccttattagctaggctccttacgtgcttgctaataactgttttggagatgggtctccgacattgacagcgttgtgttggacagatttgtgcagcagtgtttatgataccaaccattcaattcacagacgggtctgttgtccgtgtttgcgagagagagagaaagagaggatgtACGGAGTGAATATGTGCTGCTCAGCGCTGCAATGAACGATTTTAATCCacctgggcggcccgcccaagtaaagcctatgtatgggaaacactatgttgtttttaaatgcagtaAAGCTTTACTTGCATTACATTCTGTTGTGAACCTTATTCTTTGACTGAAAAACTCCAATTTCACAAACAGCACTGGCACTAAAggtagttgttttttaaaatctaatatGAACAGATACTAATAGTTAAACTTGATTACAATGTTTTACATGGGGCTTGTGCTGGAGCATGGTTCATTGAGTGCAGGTTGTAATATCACTGGGGGGGTTATGGGTGTGATGTGGGATTGCAGGCAGTGCTCGGACTTGCTGAGTCAGGCTCAGTACCATGTGGCGAGAGCAAGAAAgcaggatgaggaggagaaggagcttCGGGCCAAACAAGAACAGGAGAGGGACCTGCTGCGTCAGCAGATGTTAAAAGAACAGGTACTTTTGGTGctactttaaaatgtgttagTAACTCACCATAACTAACATTTTCTGCATTACATCTGATTTTGATTCAGTTTTGAGCTACATTAAAGTGCTCTCATTAATTGGTTGGCTTACCACCCTCAAACCTCGTTAGGAGGAAAAGCGgagcagagagatggaggaacAGAAGAAGCTCCTGGAGCAGAGAGCTTTGTACGTGGAGAAGACCAAGAACCTGCTCACCTTCGCAGAGGGATCAAAGGAAATGgccaaagaaaagaagaagggaGGCGGCGGTGGAGGACGTGTGAGTGTTAGCACAGATCGCAAACTAATCAGCAGACTCTGAATTGCACTGAATGCAGTGTGTGTAACCTGCTTCTGTTTTTCAATCCCCAAGCGCAAGAAAGGCGGCGACATGGATGAATTTGTCAACGACGACTCTGACGAGGACCTGccactgaagaagaagaagaagagaaagggtGGCAGCGGCAGCGAGCAGGAGGAGGGcgaggagggggagaagaagtCACgcaagaagaggaggaggtgagtctGCAGCACTGTCGTCTGTTTTAACTGCTGAACAAGGCACAAAAGATACTCAGAGCAACTTTTTCCTGCATTTCAGACCTGCtaaaggaggaggagacgaTGGCAGTGACGATGAGGAAGGAGGATCACGGCTCAAGAAGCAGCGTAAACCTAAAGAACGGAAGAGGATTGAAAAGGTCCtttgagttttttgtttttctctttttatgcCGCTATTaatgttctttaatta is a window from the Micropterus dolomieu isolate WLL.071019.BEF.003 ecotype Adirondacks linkage group LG20, ASM2129224v1, whole genome shotgun sequence genome containing:
- the ctr9 gene encoding RNA polymerase-associated protein CTR9 homolog, with amino-acid sequence MSRGSIEIPLRDTDEVIELDFDQLPEGDEVISILKQEHTQLHIWIALALEYYKQGKTEDFVKLLEAARIDGNLDYRDHEKDQMTCLDTLAAYYVQQARKEKNKDAKKELITQATLLYTMADKIIMYDQNHLLGRACFCLLEGDKMDQADAQFHFVLNQSTNNIPALLGKACISFNKKDYRGALAYYKKALRTNPGCPAEVRLGMGHCFVKLNKLEKARLAFGRALELNSKCVGALVGLAVLELNNKEADSIKNGVQLLSRAYTIDPSNPMVLNHLANHFFFKKDYSKVQHLALHAFHNTEVEAMQAESCYQLARSFHVQEDYDQAFQYYYQATQFASSTFVLPFFGLGQMYVYRRDKENAAQCFEKVLKAYPNNYETMKILGSLYATSDDQEKRDIAKGHLKKVTEQYPDDVEAWIELAQILEQTDIQGALSAYGTATRILQEKVQADVPPEILNNLGALHFRLGNLGEAKKYFLASLDRAKAEGEHDEHYYNAISVTTSYNLARLYEAMCEFHEAEKLYKNILREHPNYVDCYLRLGAMARDKGNFYEASDWFKEALQINQDHPDAWSLIGNLHLAKQEWGPGQKKFERILKQPSTQNDTYSMLALGNVWLQTLHQPTRDREKEKRHQDRALAIYKQVLRNDSKNLYAANGIGAVLAHKGYFREARDVFAQVREATADISDVWLNLAHIYVEQKQYISAVQMYENCLKKFYKYQNTEVLLYLARALFKCGKLQECKQMLLKARHVAPSDTVLMFNVALVLQRLATLVLKDEKSNLKAVLSAVKELELAHRYFSYLSKAGDKMRFDLALAASEARQCSDLLSQAQYHVARARKQDEEEKELRAKQEQERDLLRQQMLKEQEEKRSREMEEQKKLLEQRALYVEKTKNLLTFAEGSKEMAKEKKKGGGGGGRRKKGGDMDEFVNDDSDEDLPLKKKKKRKGGSGSEQEEGEEGEKKSRKKRRRPAKGGGDDGSDDEEGGSRLKKQRKPKERKRIEKPQPERLPPSLKGKIKSKAIISSSESSSDEDGLKIAEDRHQRDSGSGSDDEGEGGHKKRIASDSESDGGRNRSGSEVGSPRRSVGSEDDDSGSDRPVKKRRVQRQSDSEQSDNESKRSQSGSDDESRPGSPRSPGSPVAASDQGSDRGSEVGSDNEGSPRRSDNGSELEAGSNNEDDSD